One genomic segment of Pseudomonas chlororaphis subsp. aurantiaca includes these proteins:
- a CDS encoding sensor histidine kinase — protein MRGRFDTLFGRLFGVLLIAIVLAHLLAFFWFRLYGPHPHPRPPASEFSGQPQPGSGRFEPRPPRPWFGGPIVPLTFQFISLIIAAWYGAKLLTRPIQRLSDAAERLSEDLDSPPLDESGPREARQAAHTFNLMQRRIQEQVKQRGRMLGAVSHDLRTPLSRLKLRLEQIEDNKLQGQMRQDLDDMISMLDATLSYLHEQRTSEAVQWMDVQALVESLCENAQDQGADVQTSGHCAPLQVQPMALRSCLNNLLDNALRYAGHARISLQDSREQVLIRVIDHGPGIAEDQREAVFEPFYRLEGSRNRNSGGVGLGMTIAREAAERLGGQLHLEETPGGGLTTVVRLPRA, from the coding sequence ATGCGTGGGCGCTTCGATACGCTGTTCGGCCGCCTGTTCGGGGTATTGCTGATCGCGATCGTGCTCGCCCACCTGCTCGCCTTCTTCTGGTTCCGCCTCTACGGCCCGCATCCGCATCCGCGTCCGCCGGCCAGCGAATTCAGCGGCCAGCCACAACCCGGCAGCGGGCGCTTCGAACCGCGGCCGCCACGGCCCTGGTTCGGCGGGCCGATCGTGCCGCTGACCTTCCAGTTCATCTCGCTGATCATCGCCGCCTGGTACGGCGCCAAGCTGCTGACCCGGCCGATCCAGCGCCTGAGCGATGCCGCCGAGCGTCTCAGCGAAGACCTCGACAGCCCGCCGCTGGACGAGTCCGGCCCGCGGGAAGCGCGGCAGGCGGCCCATACCTTCAACCTGATGCAACGGCGCATCCAGGAGCAGGTCAAGCAGCGCGGGCGCATGCTCGGCGCGGTTTCCCATGACCTGCGCACGCCCTTGTCGCGCCTCAAGCTGCGGCTGGAACAGATCGAAGACAACAAGCTGCAGGGCCAGATGCGCCAGGACCTCGACGACATGATCAGCATGCTCGACGCGACCCTGAGCTACCTGCACGAACAGCGCACCAGCGAGGCCGTGCAGTGGATGGACGTGCAGGCGCTGGTGGAATCGCTCTGTGAAAACGCCCAGGACCAGGGCGCCGACGTGCAGACCAGCGGCCATTGCGCGCCCCTGCAAGTGCAGCCGATGGCCCTGCGCTCCTGCCTGAACAACCTGCTGGACAACGCCCTGCGCTACGCCGGGCACGCCCGCATCAGCCTGCAGGACAGCCGCGAGCAGGTGCTGATCCGGGTCATCGACCACGGCCCGGGCATCGCCGAAGACCAGCGCGAAGCGGTGTTCGAACCCTTCTATCGGCTGGAAGGCTCGCGCAACCGCAACTCCGGCGGCGTCGGCCTGGGCATGACCATCGCCCGCGAGGCCGCCGAACGCCTGGGCGGGCAACTGCACCTGGAAGAAACCCCAGGCGGTGGCCTGACCACCGTGGTGCGCCTGCCCCGCGCCTGA
- a CDS encoding response regulator, whose product MHNTPAPLTDDQKAPGTGDDKRWNTRALIVDDDVPIRELLIDYLARFNIHATGVTDGAAMRQALQAEHFDVVVLDLMLPGEDGLSLCRWLRNESDIPILMLTARCEPTDRIIGLELGADDYMAKPFEPRELVARIQTILRRVRDDRTEQRANIRFDNWRLNSVLRQLISADGLVVPLSNAEFRLLWVFIERPRRVLSREQLLDAARGRSIEAFDRSIDLLVSRLRQKLGDDPKSPQLIKTVRGEGYLFDARDIG is encoded by the coding sequence ATGCATAACACTCCAGCTCCCCTCACTGACGATCAGAAAGCACCCGGCACGGGTGACGACAAGCGCTGGAACACCCGGGCGCTGATCGTCGACGACGATGTACCGATCCGCGAACTGCTGATCGACTACCTGGCCCGCTTCAATATCCACGCCACCGGCGTGACCGACGGAGCGGCGATGCGCCAGGCCTTGCAGGCGGAACACTTCGACGTGGTGGTGCTCGACCTGATGCTGCCCGGCGAGGATGGCCTGTCCCTGTGCCGCTGGCTGCGTAACGAATCGGACATCCCGATCCTGATGCTCACCGCCCGCTGCGAGCCCACCGACCGGATCATCGGCCTGGAGCTGGGGGCCGATGACTACATGGCCAAGCCCTTCGAGCCCCGGGAGCTGGTGGCGCGGATCCAGACCATCCTGCGCCGGGTCCGCGACGACCGCACCGAACAGCGGGCCAATATCCGCTTCGACAACTGGCGCCTGAACAGCGTGCTGCGCCAGCTGATCTCCGCCGACGGTCTTGTCGTACCACTGTCCAACGCCGAGTTCCGCCTGCTCTGGGTGTTCATCGAACGCCCGCGCCGGGTGCTGAGCCGCGAACAGCTGCTGGACGCCGCCCGTGGCCGCTCCATCGAAGCCTTCGATCGCAGCATCGACCTGCTGGTCTCGCGCCTGCGGCAGAAGCTCGGCGACGACCCGAAATCGCCACAGTTGATCAAGACCGTGCGCGGCGAAGGCTACCTGTTCGACGCCCGAGACATCGGCTGA
- the pyrF gene encoding orotidine-5'-phosphate decarboxylase — MSACQTPIIVALDFPTRDAALKLADQLDPKLCRVKVGKELFTSCASEIVGTLRDKGFEVFLDLKFHDIPNTTAMAVKAAAEMGVWMVNVHCSGGLRMMAACREVLDQRSGPKPLLIGVTVLTSMEREDLAGIGLDIEPQEQVLRLAALAEKAGMDGLVCSALEAQALKAAHPSLQLVTPGIRPAGSAQDDQRRILTPRQALDAGSDYLVIGRPISQAADPAKALAAVVAELA; from the coding sequence ATGTCCGCTTGCCAGACTCCTATCATCGTCGCCCTGGACTTTCCCACCCGTGACGCCGCACTGAAACTGGCTGATCAGCTGGACCCCAAGCTGTGCCGGGTCAAAGTCGGCAAGGAACTGTTCACCAGTTGCGCCTCGGAAATCGTCGGCACCCTGCGCGACAAGGGTTTTGAAGTCTTCCTCGACCTGAAATTCCATGACATCCCCAACACCACCGCGATGGCCGTCAAGGCCGCCGCGGAGATGGGCGTGTGGATGGTCAATGTGCACTGCTCCGGCGGCTTGCGCATGATGGCGGCCTGCCGCGAAGTGCTCGACCAGCGCAGCGGCCCGAAACCGCTGCTGATCGGCGTGACCGTGCTGACAAGCATGGAGCGTGAAGACCTGGCCGGCATCGGCCTGGATATCGAACCGCAGGAGCAGGTGCTACGCCTCGCCGCCCTGGCGGAAAAGGCTGGCATGGACGGCCTGGTCTGTTCGGCCCTGGAAGCCCAGGCGCTGAAGGCCGCGCACCCGTCGCTGCAACTGGTGACTCCGGGGATTCGTCCGGCGGGCAGCGCCCAGGACGACCAGCGGCGCATCCTTACTCCGCGCCAGGCGCTGGATGCCGGTTCCGATTACCTGGTGATCGGCCGTCCGATCAGCCAGGCGGCGGACCCGGCCAAGGCCCTGGCGGCCGTGGTGGCCGAGCTGGCGTAA
- a CDS encoding NADP-dependent oxidoreductase: MTTLTNRQFLLAKRPVGAATRETFTYQQVPVGEPAAGQILVKNEYLSLDPAMRGWMNEGKSYIPPVGIGEVMRALGVGQVIASNNPGFAVGDYVNGALGVQDYFLGEPRGFYKVDPKLAPLPRYLSALGMTGMTAYFALLDVGAPKAGETVVLSGAAGAVGSIAGQIAKIKGCRVVGIAGGQDKCKFLIDELGFDGAIDYKSEDVHAGLKRECPKGVDVYFDNVGGDILDAVLSRLNFKARVVICGAISQYNNKEAVKGPSNYLSLLVNRARMEGFVVMDYAARFAAAGQEMAGWMAKGQLKSKEDIVEGLETFPETLMKLFSGENFGKLVLKVS; encoded by the coding sequence ATGACCACCCTGACCAATCGCCAGTTTCTGCTCGCCAAACGCCCGGTGGGCGCGGCAACCCGCGAAACCTTCACCTACCAGCAGGTTCCCGTCGGCGAACCGGCGGCCGGACAGATCCTGGTGAAGAATGAATACCTGTCCCTCGACCCGGCCATGCGCGGCTGGATGAACGAAGGCAAGTCCTACATCCCGCCGGTGGGCATCGGTGAAGTGATGCGCGCGCTGGGCGTGGGCCAAGTGATCGCCTCGAACAACCCCGGCTTCGCCGTCGGCGACTATGTCAATGGCGCCCTGGGCGTGCAGGATTATTTCCTCGGCGAGCCGCGCGGCTTCTACAAGGTCGATCCGAAACTGGCGCCGCTGCCGCGCTACCTGTCGGCCCTGGGCATGACCGGCATGACCGCCTATTTCGCCCTGCTGGACGTCGGTGCGCCAAAGGCCGGTGAAACCGTGGTGCTGTCGGGCGCCGCCGGCGCGGTGGGCAGCATTGCCGGGCAGATCGCCAAGATCAAAGGCTGCCGGGTGGTCGGCATCGCCGGTGGCCAGGACAAGTGCAAGTTCCTGATCGACGAGCTGGGCTTCGACGGGGCCATCGACTACAAGAGCGAAGACGTCCACGCCGGTCTCAAGCGCGAATGCCCGAAAGGCGTCGATGTGTATTTCGACAACGTTGGCGGCGACATTCTCGATGCCGTGCTCAGCCGCCTGAACTTCAAGGCCCGGGTGGTGATCTGCGGCGCCATCAGCCAGTACAACAACAAGGAAGCGGTCAAGGGCCCGTCCAACTACCTGTCGTTGCTGGTCAATCGCGCGCGCATGGAAGGTTTTGTGGTGATGGACTATGCGGCCCGGTTTGCCGCCGCCGGGCAGGAAATGGCCGGCTGGATGGCCAAGGGGCAGCTCAAGAGCAAGGAGGATATTGTCGAGGGACTGGAGACTTTCCCGGAAACGCTGATGAAGCTGTTCAGCGGCGAGAACTTCGGCAAGCTGGTGCTGAAGGTCAGTTGA
- a CDS encoding SDR family oxidoreductase translates to MSMTFSGQVVLVTGAAAGIGRATALAFAAQGLKVVAADLDVAGGEGTVQLIRAAGGEASFVRCNVTDEADVQNLMAQVVSIYGRLDYAFNNAGIEIEKGKLADGTLDEFDAIMAVNVKGVWLCMKHQLPLMLAQGGGAIVNTASVAGLGAAPKMSIYAASKHAVIGLTKSAAIEYAKKKVRVNAVCPAVIDTDMFRRAYEADPKKAEFAAAMHPVGRIGKVEEIASAVLYLCSDGAAFTTGHALAVDGGATAI, encoded by the coding sequence ATGAGCATGACGTTTTCCGGCCAGGTCGTTTTGGTCACCGGCGCAGCGGCGGGTATTGGCCGGGCCACGGCCCTGGCGTTTGCCGCGCAGGGGCTGAAAGTGGTGGCGGCCGACCTGGACGTCGCCGGCGGCGAAGGCACGGTGCAATTGATTCGCGCCGCCGGTGGCGAGGCGTCGTTCGTGCGTTGCAACGTCACCGACGAGGCGGATGTGCAGAACCTGATGGCCCAGGTAGTAAGCATCTATGGTCGCCTCGACTATGCCTTCAACAATGCCGGGATCGAAATCGAGAAGGGCAAGCTGGCGGACGGCACCCTGGACGAGTTCGACGCGATCATGGCGGTCAACGTCAAGGGCGTCTGGCTGTGCATGAAGCACCAGTTGCCGCTGATGCTCGCCCAGGGCGGCGGGGCCATCGTCAATACCGCATCGGTGGCCGGTCTCGGTGCTGCGCCGAAGATGAGCATCTATGCTGCCTCCAAGCATGCGGTGATCGGCCTGACCAAGTCGGCGGCCATCGAGTACGCGAAGAAGAAAGTCCGCGTCAACGCGGTGTGCCCGGCGGTGATCGACACCGACATGTTCCGCCGCGCCTACGAGGCCGATCCGAAGAAAGCCGAATTCGCCGCGGCCATGCACCCGGTCGGGCGGATCGGCAAGGTCGAGGAAATCGCCAGCGCGGTGTTGTATCTGTGCAGCGACGGCGCAGCCTTCACCACCGGCCATGCTCTGGCGGTCGATGGTGGCGCCACTGCCATCTGA